The sequence AGGAATTTAATTCAACATGAACATTTAGTAcagaaataattcaaaattaaaagaaaaaatgcgagagagagagagagatacttgccTCTGGTTGAAGAAAGAATATTTGAGCCAGTATCATCCTTATCGTCTTCAGCTGATTTCTGCTAATTCAATGAAAagcaatataatttaaattataaaaacgaaaaaaatactataaattcAAAAGACGTGTGGTTCTAACTTCAAACCAGAAATTCCAAGTGCAGTAAAACACAATCGgagatggaataaaaaaaaacagatactTACAGAGCGTCCGGAGAAGGATGAACATTGAGGTGTCTCGGCCGAACCATCGTCcctgcaaaaacaaacaaacaaacaaaaattgaaCAAGAGTGTGAAATTCCACATCCGAagtctattataatttttaacataaaacacagagagagagagagagagagagagagagagagagagaccaaagGTAGACATGGGTGAGCTTGAAGAGAGAGCCGAGAGCTCTGATGGCAGGGCcttggggttggggttggggttcGACGACGCCCATTTGTTCTGGACTGAAAAATCTTGGAAACGGACTTGACTAGAGTTGATCAGATTACAGCGACACCTTTTATACCCTATGCATTCGCTCCTGTTTTGTTGCGACTGTGACCTTTAAAACACAACCATTCTCTTTGCTTTGCTAAAACGGCCAACCACAACGTTGTTGAGCTAAGTTATGTTTCCAGAAAAATTCGATCGATGCCGGGGGGTATCTACGAGACTCCCACATGGGATGAGTCAATAGGAAAAAGCTACTCTgggctacttttttttttttccttaatgttTGAGTAAGTATCTTttagtaatattataattttttttcaaaaaatatatttaaaaatattaaaaaaatatataaaaaaaataaaaaataaactagcgAGAGCCTCCAACAGTGGCTAACGAGAGCCACTAGTGGTGGCTGTAGAGCAACTCTAGTTAAAATACACAGCAGACATATTTTATCAAGtcattccaaatttccaattttctcctatttttttaGTGAGTATTGCTGCTTctacaaatgaattatataaaataattttataaattgacgtttcatctaattttttaaatttattttataataaaaataactttacaatctaacaaaaCATATCAAGctccattttttaattttgcaaaacaactaagcaatttaaaaaataaaagatttaccatttcaatttttatttggtccattaaaattataaatgaattagTCTATTCGATAGCATGTCCAacacttatttaattaaactcGATTCATGAGGAAAAAACTCACTTGTAAAAGTAAATGCTCGTTCCATTAGTAAATGACATATGTCTAATTAAATTTGACTCGACTTGACTCTACTAAAATTCGTTAAGATTTGCTCATTTCTACTTGACTCGACTTGTTACTTGACTTGATTAAAGTTCGTTCATACATCTATAAATAGATGTATATAAATACacttatgtgtgtgtatatatatatatatataggggtgtaaatttaaatcgacAAATCGGAAAATCAGTCCGGACCGGTtcgtccggttttgaaccggttcggtccggaaccaattcctatattatgaaaactggCCGGATCCGATCCAGTTTCGGTTTCATAGTTtttgggaccggaccggaccgattgaaaaaatatatatataaattaattttatatattatataaaatatttatatatataaattaattttatatattaaatttttatagataatatatataattatatatcatatatgaaataatttcatattataatttataaattataacataaaatgttaatcttaaatatgaatatttgtaatttgtttgatcatatgttattaatatcattatatataagataatgttattataatttataaaatgaaaatttaatcttaaaaatgaaaatttaattgatcatatactttaaacataatatatgtatattaaattattaataacattttatcataagaagtaacattttattatatattttttacattttaaaaaatctgaaaaatcggaccggatcGGACTAGAAACTAGTTAAACCGAAGGTACCGGTTTAAGAGGGTAACCGggacgtaatcggttttgaaaaatacaaaaccggtatataccggttcggttttagattttgtccaaaatcggacTGAACCGAACCGGTTAtacccttatatatataatattttttaaaaattaaaaaaaattctaaaaatattatatttaaataattttttaaattttcaattcactctcacaaaacttaataaaaaaatatatttttgaaaaaaatttattgaaatatacCCATTACCTTCAGAAACTCAATTAAAAACACatggctctttttttttttaaaaaatcttcattAACCAAAcatggaaataattatttttggtttaccattcttttcagattttctcataatatttttttaacttcaatcCAAAGGTTTTcttaatcttaaaatttttctattattaaaatttgtaaCATTTTCATTGAATCATTTTTGTTGAGATTTAAGTTCAaactacaaattaaaataacaaaataaaataaaataaatgatgccATTTGACTTCTAACCGGTGTCGTTTAGATTAATCCTTGTGCAGACGAAGGACGCagtgaaaaagagaagaagagggaggaaATGGACGAAGGGATGATGGAAGAGGAGGCGATGGTGGTGGACGAGGGAGATGCGCAGCGCAGGACGGGGAGCACTGAGCACGAAATTCTGCAAGGGAGCAGGGCCGCGGTGGAGGAGATCGTGGCCAAGATGCTCTCCATCAAGACACAAGGCCACCCAAAATCTCTACTCAGGGAGCTCGTCACTCAGATGTTCCTTCACTTCATCACCCTCCGCCAGGTCCCTTCCTTTCTCCTTTCACTTTCTCTCTCGCTCGCTCGCTCGCTCGCTAGGGTTTttgatttattataataaaaactttaaatttaattaagtacACAGTGTCACCAGGATAAAATGTAATTTCTCTTGCCTATGTGTcagttgatattttttatgagttcATAAATCGTTGCTGGtatgtgcgtgcgtgtgtgtgtcTTAAACAATCCTGAAACGAAAATGGTTCAAAGTGCACAGGAAATTCTTTTGTAGCTGTAGTTTttgtgcttctttttttttatagtttaaattttatttatgaattagaACTGATTTTGACGCTAGCATCtaatttattcataattaaaaaatgaaaaaattgttgaaTTGTGGTTGTGAAAAATGATTGTTTACATTGTTCTCTCACAGGTGAACCGTTCCATCTTGCTAGAAGAAGATCATGCAAAAGCTGAGACAGAGCACGCGAAGGCACCGGTGGACTTCGCAACACTTCAGCTTCACAATTTGACGTATGAAAGAAACCGCTACGTTAAAGCAATCAAGGCTTGCAAAGATTTCGGGTCAAAATATCCTAATATTGAAATGGTATCCGAGGAAGATTTCATCCGTGATGCACCTGAAGACATTAAAGCCACGGCATTTTCCAATGACAGTGCGCACGATCTGATGATGAAAAGGCTCCATTTTGAGCTATTTCAGGTGTCTACACATTGTCTTTGGTCGCTGTTGCCaagaatatgatatatttttgcatCGCAACAATATGCCATTTGGGTACTCAGTGATTGAGTTAGGAATcattgaaaagttggtatttaaTATTTGGAAGTGATTTTGACCATTGCATACAATATCTTTgttaggaataaaaaaaatggccaTAGTTTTACGAGAATATAGTTTTTTCTGTATTTTAGCATTTATATAGGTTTGTAGTACAGTGGTGTACCACAAAATCTATgctatacattattattattatactaatttTTGAAGCTTTATGCTTGAACTCAGTTTTGCACTTTCTTGAAGGGCACTACATAGTGACTAGAAGCAGGAAGCCCATTAAGCATTGATCTTGTTTAAAggatcatttctctttcttcttttagtGGATGTTAGGAAATTATATGAAGGAGCTTGAAGTGCAATCAAGTGGTCATAGTACGATGTGGGTCCCACTTGAATATCATCTTTGCCTGAAGGCTAGTTGGTACTAAAAGTGTGGCTCTCTATTGCTCGATTTACTTATTGAAAGACATGGGGCTTGATGGGATAGTAATGAGTCTTTGAAGTTTTTCACTTCAACTCTTTTCTGCACTTCCTTGATGTTGGCAACATTTATATGTGACTTCAAATGTTCACCTTGTGATGTCTTGTTCCCTTCTAAATGGCTTATGGAGCACTTCTACTGCAACTTTTATCTAGCTTTTCCAAATTTAATTCTGGATGTAGAAGCTTTGGTTTTTAGCATGATGCTACTTGTTCATATCATGAATGTATCTTAAAATAAGTATAGAATTACTCATGTACCTTATTATGTGAAGACTTTAGCAAATAAATTTTGCAAAATCGTCCATCCAGAGTGATGacttatactagtatgtgtAGATATAAGTGGATTTTCATACCAAGACACATACCCTTGAGCCTGAACTACCGTGAATGTAAACATATTTGAGATTATAAGGCTCTGAACAGCTGGGAACGTAAGCATATTTGATATTCCAAGGCTGCAGTAAGGTTACATGGATATATAGCCAATAATGTGATATTTATAGAAATTCTCCTTTTTACTGCATGCATGATACATTTCATCCATCGTATAATCGAAGTCACTTACTTTCCTGCTTGATTTGGCAATTTGATTTCCTTCACTCCAATATAAGCCAAGTTTACcacaataattctatttttgaTTCTTCTGCTCTCTGTTCTTGTACCCAATACTGTCCcctttttaatttgttgagtatggttttatctTATTAGCGGAAAGAGCTATGCAAACTTCACAAGAAGCTGGAATCACAGAAGAAAAGACTCTTGGATACAACTGCAAACCAAAAGAAATTTATGTCAAGTCTACCATCGCACCTTAAGTCCCTTAAGAAAGCATCCGTGCCAATACAGAACCAGTTAGGGGTTCTGCATACCAAGAAACTAAAGCAACACCATTTGGCAGAGTTGCTTCCACCTCCTCTCTATGTGATTTATTCTGAGTTCTTGGCACAGAAGGAAGCATTTGGTGAAAATATTGACTTGGAGATAGAAGGAAGTGTGAAGGATGCTCAATCTTTTGCCCACCAGCAAGCAAATAAGGACACTGGTATGCTCTGTAACTACTTGGtggaatatttataattttataaattgttttcTGGTGTGGACAACCTATACTATTGATATTCATGgtcgaattttttattttgggatttatgcaagtataatatataaagacGGTATATATATGCAAGTATATTATATGCTTTCTCATATCATCGGAGGTCAAAGATTTTCGGCCCATTAGTCTTGTGAGtggggtgtataagatcatCTCTTAGGTGCTTGCAAACCGATTAGGGGAGCTGTTGGGGAAGATTATAACAAAACTCCAAAACGCATTTATACAAGGAAGTCAAATCCTAGATTCCGTCCTCATTGCCAATGAGTGTCTAGATAGCAGACAAAAATCTAGTAACCCGGGTATCCTATGTAAGTTAGATATGAaaaaggcctatgatcatgttaattgggattttctactctacttgcttgggaggtgtggttttggagagagataGTGCTCGTGGATTAGATGGTGCATATCAACAGCGAGATTCTCTGTGCTAGTAAATGGTAGTCCTATTGGCTTCTTCAACAGTTCTCGAAGtctgagacaaggggatccactgTCCCCACTcctttttgtcattgttatTGAGGCACTGAGCAGAATAACTTCAGCGTTGGTTTGCAGTGGTTGCATGGCTGGATTCTTGGTTGGTGAACCCGCTAGGGGTActaacatttctcatttgttatttgcagATAATACGCTTGTATTTTGTGaagcaaaacaaaaccaatTGCGGGCATTGAGGGCACTCCTACTCTGTTTTGAAGCGTCATCGAGTTTGAAAGTGAACCTTGACAAATCAGAATTGGTGTCAGTTGGTAATGTTCGTAATATCCAACAACTGGCTAACACTCTAGGATGCAAGGTGTCCGCCCTACCTATGAATTACCTGGGTTTACCGTTGGGGGCTGCTTCAAGGACTATAACAATATGGGATATAGTGATTGAGAAGATGGAACATAGATTGGCTAGTTGGAAGTGacggtatttgtcaaaaggtggCAAGATCACtttaatcaaaagtactctCTCTAATCTACCAAcgtatttttttatctctattccTAATTCCCGCAAGTGTGGCGATCCGAATTGAGAAGCTGTACATGGACTTCCTTTGGAGGGGCATGGGGGATGACTTTAAATTCCATCTAGTCAAATGGGCTAAGGTATGTTCTCCACATCCTTTGGGAgggttgggtattagaaatCTAAAGATTTTCAATAGGGCATTACTTGAGAATGATTGTGGCGATATAATACAGAACTGGAAGCtctatggaagttggtgattgattgtaaatatgGAAGTGTGTGGGGGGGTTGGTGTAGTAGAGAGGTAAATGGGCCTCACAGAGTGGGGATTtggaagcattttttttatgggcaCTGGGTGTCCAGGATCATTGTTCCGACTAATcgggggtgcacaagcccttcGCAAGGaatttcccgcaagtgcacctcaggtaatttAAGGGAAAAATCCCCAAGTCCAAtgacccctagagattgtttgcacctaggGGGATTTGAtccttagacctggggggagcatacccccaaacccaaggcctttaccacttaagCCAACCCCTAGAGGTTGGATTTGGAAGCATATTAGTCAGGGATGGGGGGTGTTCTCTCGTCATACTAGACTTATGTTTGGAGATggttctagaataaaattctagAGTGACATATGGTGTGGAAATAATACACTAAAAAATTTATTCCCCTGAGTATGCAAAATTGCATGTGAGAAAGAAGGTTCAGTGGCTGATTTTATGGTGATAACTGGGGATCAAATATAGTGGAACATCAATTTTTAGTAAGGTGGCCCAAGACTGGAAAGTTGGTAGTTTTGAGTTCTTTCGAATTCTGTATTCTATGAGACTGAGCATCCAAGGAAATGATAAGCTATGGTGGGTATCCGCAAGTAAAGGCATATTCTCGGTTCAATCATTTTATGAGTCTCTCACACAGGTGCAAAACACCCAGTTTTCATAGAAGAGGATTTGGCGTAACAAGGCACCTCCCAAAGCAACTTTCTTTGCATGGGCAGTTTCACTGGGTAAGATCTTGACAACAGATAATTTGCAGAGACATGAGGTGATCATAATAGACTGATGATGCATGTGCAAGAAGAGCGGTAAAACtgtggatcatcttttactGCATTGTTATGTTGTTAGAGCTTTATGGGTTGAGCTGTTCAGCAATTAGAGTTAGCGTGGGTTATGCCCACCATAGTGGAGACGCTTTTGGCTTGTTGGACAAATCTAGgaggtattccacaaatcaaagctaTATGGAAGATAGTTCCTATTGTATTCTATGGTGCTTATGGTAGGAGAGAAATGACAAGACGTCTGAAGACATGGAGCAATCATTTGAGGATTTTAGATCTTTTTTGTTAGAACGTTATTCCTATGGGccatagctatagattttaatggtctAGACTTGCATGATTTTCATGTTTCCTTTCTTCATCCTAGATAGGTGTTTCCTCTTATATGccaccatcttgtgtacttggactatgtctattctattaatacaatcgtttacttataaaaaaaactatattatatgctttctcatatatatacaGTATATATATGCTTTCTCATTGTTGCTTTTCTTTGACTCTTGCGTTGCTAAAGTTCTGCATCTTAAACAAATCAAGTTTATCCATTTGAATTcctagataataataaaatatgatctGGCTTCCTTTTTATGGAAACTAAAAGCATGCATTGGTTCTACGTCTATGATCTGTCTCAACTTTGTacgttggtctctctctctctctctctctctctctctctctctctatatatatatatatatatattatatttcgTTGACCTCCTGCCCCTTATGAGAAAAGAAGGGAAACGAATGCTGATGTGGCTTAGTGGTTCAGGCATAT comes from Juglans microcarpa x Juglans regia isolate MS1-56 chromosome 8S, Jm3101_v1.0, whole genome shotgun sequence and encodes:
- the LOC121244548 gene encoding THO complex subunit 5B — protein: MDEGMMEEEAMVVDEGDAQRRTGSTEHEILQGSRAAVEEIVAKMLSIKTQGHPKSLLRELVTQMFLHFITLRQVNRSILLEEDHAKAETEHAKAPVDFATLQLHNLTYERNRYVKAIKACKDFGSKYPNIEMVSEEDFIRDAPEDIKATAFSNDSAHDLMMKRLHFELFQRKELCKLHKKLESQKKRLLDTTANQKKFMSSLPSHLKSLKKASVPIQNQLGVLHTKKLKQHHLAELLPPPLYVIYSEFLAQKEAFGENIDLEIEGSVKDAQSFAHQQANKDTGISTNVESIRLDDDAPDEEDDGQRRRKRPKGVPSKENLDQEGLYQVHPLRTIIHIYDDEVSDPKSAKLINLKFEYLLKLNVVCVGIEGSHDGAENGMLCNLFPDDTGVELPHQSAKLSVGDALSFDKRITSRPYKWAQHLAGIDFLPEVSPLLTTHGTPSGETAKSDAVISCLSLYRQQTRIQTVVQRIRSLKKAQLALV